The nucleotide window GTGGGGCGCGGCGGCGAGCCGCGCGCGCGGGTATCTCCAGTTCCTGAACCTGTCGCACCTCGAGCACCTGGAAGCCAAGAACCTCTCGGGCGGCCAGCAGAAACTTCTCGAGCTCGGGCGCGCGTTGATGCTGGAGCCGGCGGTGCTGTTCCTCGACGAGCCGTTCGCGGGGGTCCATCCTCACCTGCGGGACGAGCTCATCAAGCGGATTCAGGAGCTCCATCGATCGGGCCGCACCTTCGTGGTCGTCGACCACGACATGGAATCGATTCTGCGGATCGCGCAGCGGCTCGTGGTCATGGCGAGAGGGCGCAAGATCGCGGACGGCCCCCCCGCCGCGGTGCGGGCGGACCAGACTGTGCTTGCCGCCTACTCCGGGCTCTAGCGGTGGCCGCCGCGATGGACACCACAGCTCCCTGGCTGACCGCGAGGAATCTCGTGGCGGGGTACCTCCCCGGCATCAGCATCCTCCGGGGCGTGTCGGTGGACGCCGTGCGCGGACAGATCCGGTGCGTGCTCGGGCCTAACGGCACGGGGAAATCGACGCTCTTGAAGACGCTGTTCGGGTTTCTGCCACCGTGGGACGGCGACGTGCAGTTGGAGGGCCGGGACTTCCGGGGTGTGCTGCCGCACGAGATGGGACGGCACGGCGTTGCGTACCTTCCGCAGCGCCCCAGCATCTTCCCATACCTGTCGGTGGAGGTAAACCTCCGCCTTGGGGTCTGGCAGTACAAACGCGATCGCCGCCGCGTCGAGGAGCTCGTAGAGCGCGCGCTGGATCGGTTCCCGATGCTGCGCGAAAGGCAGCGGCAGCCTGCGGGCACTCTGAGCGGCGGCCAGCAGCGGCAGCTGGAGATCGCCAGGAGCCTCATGCTCGACCCCGTCATGTTTCTGATCGACGAGCCCACCGCGGGGATCGAGCCGCGGGTGGCCGCATTCATCTACGGCCTCATCAAGGAGATCGCAGCACAGGACAAGGCCATTCTCCTGGTCGATCAGAACATCAAGCGGGCCCTGGAGATCGCGGATTACGTGTACGTGATGCGGACCGGCACGGTCCTATCGGAAGGGTCCCGAGAGGCGTTCGGTGGTGACACGGAGGCCCTGGTGGCCCGCTGGCTGTACGCCAGCGGGAACACCTAGGCCGCCTTTCTCATCCCCCACTTTCCGCGGCGGAACTATATGGCCGGCTTCAGGTCGGGGGTCGCGACGTGCCAGACGCCGTTCTGTGGTCCATTCCGGCCCTCCCCCTGAACATCGCCAGGCTTGGAATCAACCCCAAACCTATAGAGTAAGTGGCCATTGTAACTCACCTGGGACCCGTTGGCGGTCTTGATGATCGCAAGCTTACCCGTCACCGAGGCCGGGGCCTTTGGAGCGACGGCCCCCAACAATGGTGGCCAGGCACCGGAACACGCTCCTGTACAGGCGCTCGATGTCGCGGTATCGGACGTCAGATAGTAGAGGCTCATGCCTTTCGCGTCCACAAGAATCGGCTGCGACTTCCCATCAATCATGGCGCTGGCCACGTTGAGGGTAGTAGATTGGCTAGGCGGCTGGGTCGGCTGGGGAGTCGTTGGGTAGTTGTATTGAAGCGGCCGCGTAGAGCTCCGGCAGGTTTTCCTACAGCCGCACGACCGCATGGAGCCCCAGCTCATCCCTGGCGCTCTACACGAATGATTATTGACCCTCTCATTCAGGTCGAAAGAGCCGCGAGAGTGGACGCGGAGATGGGTCCAAATAAGATTCAGCTTTGCACCGGGTCGAAATCGACACGGTCGCCGCGTGGGCGATCTGGCCGTGGGCTGGTGGGGTCGGGAGTACCGACCCCGTTAAG belongs to bacterium and includes:
- a CDS encoding ABC transporter ATP-binding protein, which gives rise to MTEQGPLVRGRMLQKRFGGIVAVDAVEFVVAEGDLIGLIGPNGSGKTTLINLLTGHLTPDGGEVFFDGRRANGLPPHIFAAHGIARTFQLTQLFGRMTVLENMLVPGLTRSRSTWGAAASRARGYLQFLNLSHLEHLEAKNLSGGQQKLLELGRALMLEPAVLFLDEPFAGVHPHLRDELIKRIQELHRSGRTFVVVDHDMESILRIAQRLVVMARGRKIADGPPAAVRADQTVLAAYSGL
- a CDS encoding ABC transporter ATP-binding protein, whose protein sequence is MDTTAPWLTARNLVAGYLPGISILRGVSVDAVRGQIRCVLGPNGTGKSTLLKTLFGFLPPWDGDVQLEGRDFRGVLPHEMGRHGVAYLPQRPSIFPYLSVEVNLRLGVWQYKRDRRRVEELVERALDRFPMLRERQRQPAGTLSGGQQRQLEIARSLMLDPVMFLIDEPTAGIEPRVAAFIYGLIKEIAAQDKAILLVDQNIKRALEIADYVYVMRTGTVLSEGSREAFGGDTEALVARWLYASGNT